The following proteins are encoded in a genomic region of Oncorhynchus keta strain PuntledgeMale-10-30-2019 chromosome 35, Oket_V2, whole genome shotgun sequence:
- the LOC118369214 gene encoding protein phosphatase methylesterase 1-like yields MAEVRSEVETSSLGLGAPQSADYPQLPHPAADPTLPVAEPLKVPEDPQPETQAEPDTCPLPPRRMWEDSFDTENYSAVSWRQYFDQSEDIPVGPSETRDVFRVYRNGTDGPLLVLLHGGGHSALSWAVFTTAIASRVTCRVLAMDLRGHGSTQVRQSDDLSTQTMSRDVANVVRACYGEAPPPIVLVGHSMGGAIAVHTASSMLLPTTVGLVVIDVVEGSAMEMLHSMQNFLKGRPRSFESIAHAIEWSVKSGQIRNRESARVSMVGQIKRHVEVEDVVESPEQAVPVSDVVVEGNEEICVDPSYVSDKPDGTSEVSIPEHEGVYSWRIDLSKAEKYWDGWFRGISNLFLGCNLPKLLLLAGVDRLDRDLTIGQMQGKFMMQVLPPSGHAVHEDTPDKVADALASFLFRHKFAEASRGQRTSSSYPFTR; encoded by the exons ATGGCAGAGGTACGCAGTGAGGTGGAGACCAGTTCTCTAGGTCTAGGAGCCCCACAGTCGGCAGATTACCCTCAGCTACCACACCCTGCCGCAGACCCTACGCTGCCTGTAGCAGAGCCCCTGAAGGTACCGGAGGACCCCCAGCCAGAGACACAGGCTGAGCCTGACACCTGTCCACTGCCACCCAGGAGGATGTGGGAGGACAGCTTCGACACAGAGAA TTACTCAGCGGTGTCGTGGAGGCAGTATTTTGACCAGTCCGAGGACATCCCAGTAGGACCGTCAGAGACCAGAGATGTGTTCAGGGTCTACAGAAACGGTACTGATGGACCTCTACTGGTTCTGCTGCACGGAGGAGGACACTCTGCCTTGTCCTGGGCTGTTTTTACT ACAGCCATAGCCAGTAGGGTGACCTGCAGGGTGCTGGCCATGGACCTCAGGGGTCACG gtTCCACCCAGGTACGTCAGTCAGACGACCTCTCCACACAGACCATGTCTAG GGATGTGGCCAATGTGGTGCGAGCGTGCTACGGAGAGGCCCCTCCCCCCATCGTCCTGGTTGGTCACAGTATGGGCGGGGCCATCGCTGTCCACACCGCCTCCAGCATGCTCCTCCCCACTACTGTAGGATTGGTGGTGATAGACGTGGTGGAAG gcagtGCCATGGAGATGCTACACAGCATGCAGAACTTCCTGAAAGGACGACCCAGGTCTTTTGAGTCTATTGCCCATGCCATAGAGTGGAG TGTTAAGAGCGGTCAGATCAGGAACCGGGAATCAGCACGAGTATCCATGGTGGGACAGATCAAGAG GCATGTAGAGGTGGAGGATGTTGTTGAATCGCCTGAGCAGGCCGTCCCTGTTAGTGACGTAGTCGTCGAGGGCAACGAGGAGATCTGCGTTGACCCGAGCTACGTTAGCGACAAGCCAGACGGTACATCAGAGGTGAGCATCCCGGAACACGAG GGTGTGTACAGCTGGCGTATAGACCTGTCCAAAGCAGAGAAGTACTGGGACGGATGGTTCAGAGGGATCTCTAATCTGTTCCTGGGATGTAACCTGCCCAAACTCCTCCTGTTAGCAG GTGTAGATCGTCTGGACAGGGACCTGACTATAGGCCAAATGCAGG GAAAATTCATGATGCAGGTGCTGCCCCCTAGTGGCCACGCAGTGCACGAGGACACACCAGACAAA GTTGCAGATGCTCTGGCCAGCTTTCTGTTCAGACACAAGTTTGCTGAGGCCAGCAGAGGTCAGCGCACGAG CTCCTCCTACCCTTTCACGCGGTGA